A genomic segment from Actinoplanes sichuanensis encodes:
- a CDS encoding MaoC family dehydratase: MTRFTGIDDLLGRDELGTSGWHTVDQARIDQFAEVTGDRQWIHVDPARAAAEGPFGGTIAHGALTLSLCVTFLTEVLEVDGVTFVVNGGFDKVRFQAPVRAGSRLRGVVRLLESRPLGSGARIVVRTRAEIEGERRPACVADQVLALYA, translated from the coding sequence ATGACACGGTTCACCGGGATCGACGATCTGCTCGGGCGCGACGAGCTCGGCACGAGCGGCTGGCACACCGTCGACCAGGCGCGGATCGATCAGTTCGCCGAGGTCACCGGTGACCGGCAGTGGATCCATGTGGACCCGGCCCGGGCCGCGGCCGAGGGACCGTTCGGCGGCACGATCGCGCACGGGGCGCTCACGTTGTCGTTGTGCGTCACGTTCCTGACCGAGGTTCTGGAGGTCGACGGGGTGACATTCGTCGTCAACGGCGGCTTCGACAAGGTGCGGTTCCAGGCGCCGGTGCGAGCCGGGTCGCGGCTGCGTGGTGTGGTGCGGTTGCTGGAGTCACGTCCGCTCGGGTCGGGGGCGCGGATCGTCGTGCGTACCCGGGCCGAGATCGAGGGCGAACGGCGACCGGCCTGTGTGGCCGATCAGGTGCTCGCCCTCTACGCCTGA
- a CDS encoding DUF4232 domain-containing protein: MTRNNPRSIALRTFMALTPALLVTGVAVALVGGGRATEASAGAMLPAAPSPACLTDDLSGTVTGHGGDRVREAVLSLTNTADHACRIPGWADVALVTPPGEVVRVPTTEIGTAGPAIVLEPGATASSSLQWDTCAAGRKGCGTGVAFQFIVDADSTGTAADVAELPEADGPGITMKALRIGPLQAQA, encoded by the coding sequence ATGACACGGAACAACCCGCGCTCCATCGCCCTCCGGACGTTCATGGCCCTCACTCCGGCCCTGCTCGTCACGGGCGTCGCCGTCGCCCTCGTCGGGGGCGGCCGGGCCACCGAGGCGTCCGCGGGTGCCATGCTCCCCGCCGCGCCCAGTCCCGCCTGCCTCACCGACGACCTGTCCGGCACCGTCACCGGGCACGGCGGCGACCGGGTGCGGGAGGCGGTGCTCAGCCTCACCAACACCGCCGATCACGCCTGCCGGATTCCGGGCTGGGCCGACGTCGCCCTGGTCACCCCGCCCGGCGAGGTGGTCCGGGTGCCGACGACCGAGATCGGTACGGCCGGCCCGGCGATCGTCCTCGAGCCGGGCGCCACCGCGTCGTCCAGTCTCCAGTGGGACACCTGCGCCGCGGGCCGTAAGGGATGCGGCACCGGCGTGGCGTTCCAGTTCATCGTCGACGCCGACTCCACCGGCACCGCCGCCGACGTGGCCGAACTCCCCGAAGCCGACGGCCCGGGCATCACCATGAAGGCCCTGCGGATCGGGCCGCTGCAGGCTCAGGCGTAG
- a CDS encoding MFS transporter produces MTPLWRNRDFTLLWSGQVISSLGAAISSTATPLLVLSTTGSPLDAGLVGAAGTLPHLIANLPAGPLVDRWNRRLILLISEIVAGIALLSVPLAIWSGVFTIAQLCVVTFLQGLCFVFFGLAQDAALPMVVPPDQLATAIAADEARSRGATLAGPPIGGALFGLDRAAPFLVDGISYLIAAAALLFLRRDLQKPAEGPAEPLWRAAVTGLRYVWHNPLIRVSLLLIAVSNFVFQALILVLVDLAGRQGGTASDIGLMLGLYSAGGLLGAFAASRLHRMVSFRGALVGVNWVWAVLLPLFLLTTAPWQIGVVGALTAFVGPLWNVVIFTYAGVVVPNELLGRVMSAAGTLTWGVMPIASLTGGLMLTAFGTTGSLWSLSAIMLIAAIAATLSPSVRRTPAVPELVTESQP; encoded by the coding sequence ATGACCCCGCTCTGGCGCAACCGCGACTTCACCCTGCTCTGGAGCGGCCAGGTGATCTCCAGCCTGGGTGCCGCGATCAGCAGCACGGCCACCCCGCTGTTGGTCCTGTCGACCACCGGTTCCCCACTGGACGCGGGCCTGGTCGGCGCGGCCGGAACCCTGCCCCACCTGATCGCGAACCTCCCGGCCGGCCCGCTGGTCGACCGCTGGAACCGCCGTCTGATCCTGCTGATCAGCGAGATCGTGGCGGGCATAGCCCTGCTGAGCGTCCCACTGGCGATCTGGTCCGGCGTGTTCACGATCGCCCAGCTGTGTGTGGTCACGTTCCTCCAGGGCCTGTGTTTCGTCTTCTTCGGACTGGCCCAAGACGCGGCCCTGCCGATGGTCGTCCCACCGGACCAGTTGGCCACCGCGATCGCCGCGGACGAGGCCCGCAGCCGCGGCGCGACCCTGGCCGGCCCTCCGATCGGCGGAGCCCTGTTCGGCCTGGACCGGGCGGCCCCGTTCCTGGTCGACGGCATCTCCTACCTGATCGCCGCCGCCGCGCTGCTGTTCCTGCGTCGTGACCTGCAGAAGCCCGCGGAGGGGCCGGCCGAACCACTGTGGCGGGCCGCGGTCACCGGCTTGCGGTACGTCTGGCACAACCCTCTGATCCGCGTCTCACTACTGCTGATCGCGGTGAGCAACTTCGTCTTCCAGGCCCTGATCCTGGTACTGGTGGACCTGGCCGGCCGGCAGGGCGGCACCGCCTCCGACATCGGCCTGATGCTCGGCCTCTACAGCGCGGGCGGCCTGCTGGGCGCGTTCGCGGCGAGCCGCCTGCACCGGATGGTGTCGTTCCGGGGCGCGCTGGTCGGCGTCAACTGGGTGTGGGCCGTACTGCTACCCCTGTTCCTACTGACCACGGCCCCATGGCAGATCGGCGTAGTGGGCGCACTGACCGCCTTCGTCGGCCCCCTATGGAACGTAGTGATCTTCACCTACGCCGGCGTAGTGGTGCCCAACGAGCTGCTGGGCCGCGTGATGAGCGCCGCCGGCACCCTCACCTGGGGCGTGATGCCGATCGCCTCGCTGACCGGCGGCCTGATGCTGACCGCGTTCGGAACAACAGGTTCGTTGTGGTCCCTCTCCGCGATCATGCTCATCGCCGCGATCGCGGCAACCCTCTCCCCTTCGGTACGCCGTACGCCCGCCGTGCCCGAACTGGTCACCGAGTCGCAGCCCTGA
- a CDS encoding ArsR/SmtB family transcription factor, translating into MRRNLTDIDSLKALAHPLRQQMFTHLNRFGPATSADLATRFTVDRGAASYHLRQLERFGFVEEDTDRSAGRRRYWKAIALDLRLPYDSDDPTVSAAADAIGQQWMDQGQRDLHTYLADRTAFGEFGEAAMHSFSSTSLTAEELTRFAEEYVAFISRWHRYPVEATDGARPITVLFNAFPTPS; encoded by the coding sequence ATGCGCCGCAACCTGACGGACATCGACTCGCTGAAGGCACTGGCCCACCCGCTGAGGCAGCAGATGTTCACCCACCTGAACCGTTTCGGACCAGCCACCTCAGCCGACCTGGCCACCCGCTTCACCGTCGACCGAGGTGCCGCCAGCTACCACCTCCGCCAACTGGAACGCTTCGGTTTCGTCGAGGAGGACACCGACCGCTCCGCAGGCCGCCGCCGCTACTGGAAGGCGATCGCCCTGGACCTGCGCCTGCCGTACGACTCGGACGACCCGACGGTCTCCGCGGCCGCCGACGCGATCGGACAGCAGTGGATGGACCAGGGCCAGCGCGACCTGCACACCTACCTGGCCGACCGGACCGCGTTCGGCGAGTTCGGCGAGGCCGCCATGCACTCGTTCAGCAGCACGTCACTGACCGCCGAGGAGCTGACCCGGTTCGCCGAGGAGTACGTCGCCTTCATCAGCCGCTGGCACCGCTACCCGGTCGAGGCCACCGACGGAGCCCGCCCGATCACGGTCCTGTTCAACGCGTTCCCCACGCCGTCATGA
- a CDS encoding rhamnogalacturonan acetylesterase, translating to MQIQRRTLLRAGIGGTIAGTLAVAEPALAGGHRPTVFVAGDSTAATYAVADHPRAGWGQALHVFLRHHVRVVNEALSGASSKSFADLGRLDRILAAIRPGDVLLVSFGHNDEKTTDPARGTLPWTTFQDYLRLYLDGARAARARPILVTPVERRRFTADGTPYLSHGEYPDSMRALAAETRTPLIDLTALSFARWGALGPEATKDEFLWLDAGESVNYPDGVQDNTHFQAHGAIETARLVVANGRAIPGRDERALRRTVIPDDVLTWPATRPAES from the coding sequence ATGCAGATTCAACGGAGAACGTTGCTCCGCGCCGGGATCGGCGGGACGATCGCCGGGACCCTCGCCGTCGCCGAGCCCGCCCTCGCCGGTGGTCACCGGCCCACCGTCTTCGTCGCCGGGGACTCGACCGCCGCCACCTACGCGGTCGCCGACCATCCCCGAGCCGGCTGGGGACAGGCCCTGCACGTCTTCCTGCGCCACCACGTGCGGGTGGTCAACGAGGCGCTGTCCGGGGCCAGTTCCAAGAGTTTCGCCGACCTGGGCCGCCTCGACCGGATCCTCGCCGCGATCCGGCCCGGAGACGTGCTGCTCGTGTCGTTCGGGCACAACGACGAGAAGACCACCGACCCGGCCCGCGGCACCCTCCCGTGGACCACGTTCCAGGACTATCTGCGGTTGTATCTGGACGGGGCGCGCGCCGCCCGGGCCCGGCCGATCCTGGTCACGCCAGTCGAGCGGCGGCGGTTCACGGCGGACGGCACGCCCTATCTGTCGCACGGCGAGTACCCGGACTCGATGCGGGCGCTGGCCGCCGAGACCCGGACGCCGCTGATCGACCTGACCGCGCTGTCGTTCGCGCGGTGGGGCGCGCTCGGGCCGGAGGCGACCAAGGACGAGTTCCTGTGGCTGGACGCCGGCGAGTCGGTCAACTATCCGGACGGCGTGCAGGACAACACGCACTTCCAGGCGCACGGGGCGATCGAGACGGCCCGGCTGGTGGTCGCGAACGGCCGGGCCATCCCCGGCCGGGATGAGCGCGCGCTCCGGCGTACCGTCATCCCGGACGATGTCTTGACCTGGCCCGCCACCCGCCCGGCGGAAAGCTGA
- a CDS encoding alpha/beta fold hydrolase: protein MTATHALDVPGAVITYDVRPPATPSDEPPLMLIGSPMDASGFVTLAGLFTDRTVITYDPRGTGRSERTDPAPESTPGQHADDIRRVIEAVGGPVDLFASSGGAVNSLALVAEHPTLVRTLVAHEPPAVRFTPDSTEAEAAVLGIRALYERSGLGPAMVKFIQIVSLKGPVPPGFADEPGPDPAAFGLPAEDDGSRNDTLLGQNLVTCCLFEPDFDALGAAPTRIVVGVGAESADELAHRSGRGVAERLGLSPTVFPSNHSGFLGGEYGQHGDPVPFTATLREVLAG, encoded by the coding sequence ATGACCGCGACCCACGCCCTGGACGTCCCCGGCGCCGTCATCACCTATGACGTACGCCCACCCGCGACGCCGTCCGACGAGCCGCCGCTGATGCTGATCGGCTCACCGATGGACGCGAGCGGCTTCGTCACACTGGCCGGCCTTTTCACCGACCGGACGGTGATCACCTACGACCCGCGGGGCACCGGCCGTAGTGAGCGCACCGATCCGGCTCCGGAGTCGACGCCCGGGCAGCACGCCGACGACATCCGCCGGGTCATCGAGGCGGTCGGCGGGCCGGTCGATCTGTTCGCCAGCAGCGGTGGCGCGGTCAACTCGCTGGCCCTGGTCGCCGAGCATCCCACTCTCGTCCGGACGCTCGTCGCGCACGAGCCGCCGGCGGTCCGGTTCACGCCCGACAGCACCGAGGCGGAGGCCGCGGTGCTGGGCATTCGTGCCCTTTACGAGCGGTCCGGTCTGGGGCCGGCGATGGTGAAGTTCATCCAGATCGTGTCGCTGAAGGGGCCGGTCCCGCCCGGGTTCGCCGACGAGCCGGGGCCCGATCCGGCCGCGTTCGGTCTGCCCGCCGAGGACGACGGCTCCCGCAACGACACGCTGCTCGGCCAGAACCTGGTGACCTGCTGCCTTTTCGAGCCCGACTTCGACGCCCTGGGCGCGGCACCGACCCGGATCGTCGTCGGCGTCGGTGCGGAGTCGGCGGACGAGCTGGCCCACCGCAGTGGGCGGGGTGTCGCCGAGCGGCTGGGTCTCTCCCCCACCGTCTTCCCGAGTAATCACTCGGGTTTCCTGGGCGGCGAGTATGGCCAGCACGGCGACCCGGTGCCGTTCACCGCGACTCTCCGCGAGGTGCTGGCCGGCTGA
- a CDS encoding branched-chain amino acid ABC transporter permease: MNRWALAGVAVVTLALPPLLPERHLATFVLLLLAATVTVGVSLLMGYAGQVSLGQASFYAIGAYAAALPAVHGVPSLLGLVLAPVAAAVAAVLLGAPLLRLRGHHLAFATLAVQLILLSLLAQADWAGGAIGLQGIPRLTILGFELRDLGYAYAAWSVLAIALLIARNVVDSRPGRALRAAATSETAAAASGVAVGRHRLAVFTLSAALAGLAGGVYAFYLGYLSPGSFPVLLSIEFVVMAVVGGLGTLAGPVVGATVIILLVQLLNTLGTQPGMPDYAPSVLSYAVYALLLITCVLYLPKGLVPALRHPRKAGITR, translated from the coding sequence ATGAACCGCTGGGCGCTCGCCGGCGTCGCGGTGGTCACGCTGGCGCTGCCACCGCTCCTGCCGGAGCGCCATCTCGCGACGTTCGTGCTGCTCCTGCTGGCCGCGACGGTCACCGTCGGCGTCTCGCTGTTGATGGGGTACGCCGGACAGGTCTCGCTGGGACAGGCGTCCTTCTACGCGATCGGGGCGTACGCGGCGGCGCTGCCCGCGGTCCACGGCGTGCCGTCGCTGCTCGGCCTGGTGCTGGCACCGGTGGCCGCGGCCGTGGCGGCGGTACTGCTCGGCGCCCCGCTGCTGCGGCTCCGGGGTCACCACCTGGCGTTCGCGACCCTGGCCGTCCAGCTGATCCTGCTGTCGTTGCTGGCCCAGGCCGACTGGGCGGGCGGCGCCATCGGGCTCCAGGGCATTCCACGGCTCACCATCCTCGGGTTCGAACTCCGCGATCTCGGTTACGCGTACGCCGCATGGTCGGTCCTGGCCATCGCCCTGCTGATCGCGCGCAACGTGGTCGACTCCCGCCCCGGCCGCGCCCTCCGAGCCGCCGCGACGAGCGAAACGGCGGCCGCGGCCAGCGGCGTCGCGGTCGGCCGGCACCGCCTGGCCGTCTTCACCCTGTCGGCGGCGCTGGCCGGTCTGGCGGGTGGTGTGTACGCCTTCTACCTGGGCTATCTGTCGCCGGGTTCGTTCCCGGTCCTGCTGTCCATCGAGTTCGTGGTGATGGCCGTGGTCGGCGGGCTCGGCACCCTGGCCGGTCCGGTGGTCGGCGCCACCGTGATCATCCTGCTGGTCCAGCTCCTGAACACGCTCGGCACCCAACCCGGCATGCCGGACTACGCGCCGAGCGTCCTCTCCTACGCGGTCTACGCCCTGCTCCTGATCACCTGCGTCCTCTACCTGCCCAAAGGCCTGGTCCCGGCGCTCCGCCATCCACGAAAGGCCGGCATCACTCGCTAG